One window of the Microbispora sp. ZYX-F-249 genome contains the following:
- a CDS encoding SAM-dependent methyltransferase, which yields MPGISPVEPVGFDPSVPNEARVYDYWLGGKDNFAADREAAEAALLIAPELPLMCREGRKFLRRAVRFLAGAGIRQFIDIGCGLPTQGNVHEIARGCAPDARVVYVDKDPVVVNHGQALVEEDERVAVIRGDVRDPDSILTHPRLRALVNLDEPVGVLLVSVLAAINDDDLTRAITARLREAIAPGSYMVISHAISDLRPEVTGKLALLFASEWAVKDDGRLRLPTQDEILPLFGDLEMVEPGLVQVPEWRPEPDELRPPKDTVWAVGGVGRKR from the coding sequence ATGCCGGGTATCTCCCCGGTCGAGCCGGTGGGTTTCGACCCGTCCGTCCCTAACGAGGCCCGGGTCTACGACTACTGGCTCGGTGGGAAGGACAATTTCGCCGCGGATCGCGAGGCCGCCGAGGCGGCGCTGCTGATCGCGCCCGAGCTTCCCCTGATGTGCCGCGAGGGACGCAAGTTCCTCCGCAGGGCCGTACGGTTCCTGGCCGGCGCCGGAATCCGCCAGTTCATCGACATCGGCTGCGGCCTGCCGACCCAGGGCAACGTGCACGAGATCGCGCGCGGGTGCGCCCCCGACGCCCGCGTGGTCTACGTCGACAAGGATCCCGTCGTGGTCAACCACGGTCAGGCGCTGGTGGAGGAGGACGAGCGCGTCGCGGTGATCCGCGGCGACGTACGCGACCCCGACTCGATCCTCACCCACCCGCGGCTGCGGGCGCTGGTGAACCTCGACGAGCCCGTGGGCGTGCTGCTCGTCTCGGTCCTGGCGGCGATCAACGACGACGACCTGACGAGGGCCATCACCGCCCGCCTGCGTGAGGCGATCGCACCCGGCAGCTACATGGTCATCAGCCACGCGATCTCCGACCTCCGCCCGGAGGTGACCGGCAAACTGGCCCTGCTGTTCGCCAGCGAATGGGCGGTCAAGGACGACGGCCGCCTGCGGCTGCCCACCCAGGACGAGATCCTGCCCTTGTTCGGCGATCTGGAGATGGTGGAGCCAGGACTGGTCCAGGTGCCCGAATGGCGGCCGGAACCGGACGAACTGCGACCGCCCAAGGACACGGTCTGGGCGGTCGGCGGCGTGGGCCGCAAGCGTTGA